Genomic DNA from Frondihabitans sp. PAMC 28766:
CTCCACGCGTTCTTCGCCAAGCCGACCGGCGAGCACATCGCCATCGAGCGGCAGGCGGCCCGGTTCGTGATGACGAACGACCTCGAGGGGTCAGGAACCGTGCGCCAGCACTCGACCCTCCGCCAGACGGCGGGATAGACGGGCACGGCGCCCGGGCACCGCAGCACGACCAGAGACGACCGTAGGAGCACCTGAATGAAACTGGCCGTCACCGCAATGGTCCGCGACGAAGCGGACATCATCCGACAGTGGGTCGACTACCACGTAGCCCAAGGCGTCGACGTCATCCTGGTCACCGACAACGGGTCGATCGACGGCACGCGCGAGATCCTGCAGAGCTACGCCGACCGAGGCCTCGTCGATCTCCGCGACGAGCCCGTGCAGATGAAGCAGCAGGGCCAGCTGGTCACCGGGATGGCGCGCGAGGCATCGTCCCGCTACGGTGCCGACTGGGTGATCAACGCCGACGCCGACGAGTTCCTGATGCCCGTCGATCGCAGTCTGCGGCTGCGCGACGTGTTCGAGAGGCTCGACCCGGCACTGGCCGCGTTCACCGTGCCGATCGTCAACATGGTCGGCAGGATCGCGAGGTCGGGCGCCGGCATCGATCGCCTCGTGTGGCGCGACGAGCGCACGAACGACGAACTGCAGCAGCGGGGTGTACTCGCCCAGCCCACGCCGAACGCGATCCATGTCGGCTCGCCCGACGTGACCGTCGTGCAGGGCAACCACCTCGTCAGCATCGGCAGCCAGGGCACTCCCCCGCCCACCCTCGCCCTCGAGGTCATCCACCTGCCGTGGCGCTCGTGGAAGCAGCTCGACAACAAGGTCGAGATCTCGGGGCGGGCCTACGACGCGAACCCCGACTTGGCGCCGAGCCCCAACCACCACGGCATGCTCGACTATCGCCGGCACCACGACGGCACCCTCTTCTTCTACTACGCCCTGCGAATGGTCACCGACGACGAGGCCGAAGCCGGCCCCTTCCGTCTCGACCGCAGCCTTCCCGACTTCTTCGACTCCCTCGAGCACGAGGGCGCCCCCTACCCGGCCGACCACCCCTACGCGGTCGATGCCGGTAAGGCCGCGTCCCGCGCGGGCGAGATCATCCTCTCGCGCGACCGAGAGCTGCGGCGCGAGCGTGATGAACGCCGTGTCGAGGCTGCGGGCGCGCAGCAGCGCGTCCTCGAGCTCGAACGCCACACCCGCGGCCTCGAGGCCGAGAACGCGCGGATCACGGCCGAGCTCGACGCCACTCATGCGCGCAAGGTCGTCCGCCTCGCGGACGCGCTGGGCAGCGCGGCGCGGCGCGGCCGCCGGTGACACCGCATGTAAACTCGTCGAGGCCCTTCCCCGAGAGCGATCCGGCGCCGAGCGCGCGGGGGGAGACGACAACGAACGCTCCCGACGTTCTCGAGAACCCAGGACTCAGACCCGCGTGAAACTCTTCATCCAGATCCCGTGCCTCAACGAGGAGACGACCCTCCCAGCCGTCCTCGAGACGATGCCCACACACATCGACGGAATCGACGAGATCGAGATCCTCGTGATCGACGACGGCTCGTCCGACCGGACGGTCGAGGTCGCGAAGTCGTACGGGGTCACCCATTTCGTGCGTCACGCGCGCAACATGGGCCTCGCCCGTTCCTTCCGCGACGGCGTGGACTACGCCCTCCTCCACGGCGCCGACATCGTCGTGAACACCGACGGCGACAACCAGTACCCGCAGGCGGCGATCCCCGAGCTCGTGCAGCCGATCCTGCGCGGCGAGGCCGAGATCGTCGTGGGCGATCGCCAGACCAAGACCATCGAGCACTTCTCGGGCTTCAAGAAGTCGATGCAGCAGCTCGGCAGCTGGGTCGTCAGCCGTGCCGCCGGCCTCGACCTGCCCGACGCGGCCAGCGGGTTCCGCGCGTACTCGAAGTACTCCCTGATCCGCCTGAACATCGTCACGCAGTTCAGCTACTGCATGGAGACGATCGTGCAGGCCGGCTACAAGCGCATCGCGATCACCAGCATCCCGATCACCACCAACCCGAAGACCCGCGAGTCGCGTCTCTTCTCGAACATCTTCCAGCACATGTTCCAGTCGGGCTCGGCGATCGTCCGGGCCTACCTGATGTACCGGCCCGTGGCCCTTTTCGCCTGGATCAGCATCGTGCTCGCCGTGGCCGGCCT
This window encodes:
- a CDS encoding glycosyltransferase family 2 protein; its protein translation is MKLAVTAMVRDEADIIRQWVDYHVAQGVDVILVTDNGSIDGTREILQSYADRGLVDLRDEPVQMKQQGQLVTGMAREASSRYGADWVINADADEFLMPVDRSLRLRDVFERLDPALAAFTVPIVNMVGRIARSGAGIDRLVWRDERTNDELQQRGVLAQPTPNAIHVGSPDVTVVQGNHLVSIGSQGTPPPTLALEVIHLPWRSWKQLDNKVEISGRAYDANPDLAPSPNHHGMLDYRRHHDGTLFFYYALRMVTDDEAEAGPFRLDRSLPDFFDSLEHEGAPYPADHPYAVDAGKAASRAGEIILSRDRELRRERDERRVEAAGAQQRVLELERHTRGLEAENARITAELDATHARKVVRLADALGSAARRGRR
- a CDS encoding glycosyltransferase family 2 protein, translating into MKLFIQIPCLNEETTLPAVLETMPTHIDGIDEIEILVIDDGSSDRTVEVAKSYGVTHFVRHARNMGLARSFRDGVDYALLHGADIVVNTDGDNQYPQAAIPELVQPILRGEAEIVVGDRQTKTIEHFSGFKKSMQQLGSWVVSRAAGLDLPDAASGFRAYSKYSLIRLNIVTQFSYCMETIVQAGYKRIAITSIPITTNPKTRESRLFSNIFQHMFQSGSAIVRAYLMYRPVALFAWISIVLAVAGLIPFVRYLVLLAEHEAGSNLQSLLLGLLLIVSALLSLVMGVVADLTRINRTLAEESLDYQKLQRYGD